In the genome of Sphingomonas alpina, the window CTGGTCCTGTTCCTGCCCGCGCCGAGCACGCCGTGGCGCTGGCTGCGCATCGCCGACGATATGGTGAAGGCGCGTGGGGAGGGGTTCCCGGAAGGCGTGGATCCGGACGGGCCACCGCCGGTTGCGATCGCGCCGGCCGAGTCGGTCACGCTGCACTGGGCGGAATTGCCCGATCGCTCCGCCGCGCAATCGGTCACCGCCGCGCGGATGCTGGCAGCGGATGCCAGCGCCTCGCCGATCGCCGACCTGCATGTCGCTGTCGGGCGCGAGGACGATCATGCCGAACGGCCGATCGGCGTGGTGTCGATATCGCAAATGCATCATTGGCTCGCCGCGCTGGCCGCGAATGGCGTCGATCCGGCGATGCTCCTGCCGGCGCCCATGCTGCTGCCGCGCCCGGAAGAGGGCTATGTCCGCGCCGACCTTGGTGGCGAAGGCGTGGTGCGCGGCACGACCAGCGGCTTTGCCGATGAAGCGCGGCTGACCGAGCTGGTGACCGGCGGTGCCGCACCGGCAACACTCGGGCGCGATGAGCTGGAGGCGGCGATCGTTGCGGCAGTGGCGTCGCCGGCGCTCGACCTGCGTCAGGGAGTTTTCGCGCGGCGGCGCAAGCTCGCGCTCGATTGGGCGCTGATCCGGCGCCTCGGTTGGCTGTCGGTCGCGATCCTGGTCGTCACGCTGTTCATCGGTATCGTGTCGATCCTCAAATACAGCCTCGCCGCCGATGCGCTGGAGCAGCGCGCCGATACGCTTGCGC includes:
- the gspL gene encoding type II secretion system protein GspL, yielding MNDTLVLFLPAPSTPWRWLRIADDMVKARGEGFPEGVDPDGPPPVAIAPAESVTLHWAELPDRSAAQSVTAARMLAADASASPIADLHVAVGREDDHAERPIGVVSISQMHHWLAALAANGVDPAMLLPAPMLLPRPEEGYVRADLGGEGVVRGTTSGFADEARLTELVTGGAAPATLGRDELEAAIVAAVASPALDLRQGVFARRRKLALDWALIRRLGWLSVAILVVTLFIGIVSILKYSLAADALEQRADTLARQGLPRGETVNNADRQLDERLSRLRGGGLGFTRTAAAVSSAVRSVPGAELTALAFDANGDVRATISADREAAAADVRSRLVAQGFVVPAATFEAANGRVSGQLKVSPR